The proteins below come from a single Anaerobranca gottschalkii DSM 13577 genomic window:
- a CDS encoding PhoH family protein, which yields MTLTEFTYNIKIEDYTIFRELNTQNGSFLLKIEEKTNAIINLNSNGIIITGKNQREIDKTKKLIEDLIKLIQLDGYLDEQKANYILNIDEKGELKVVEELQQTIIRNFKGKNIRPKTLGQNRYIQAIEKNHIVFGIGPAGTGKTYLAIAMAVKALKEKKVSRIILTRPAIEAGEKLGFLPGDLQDKVDPYLRPLYDGLNDLLGPEVFQRYMEKGIIEVAPLAYMRGRTLDNSFIILDEAQNTTPEQMKMFLTRFGFGSKAIITGDITQIDLPKGKFSGLKQVEKILKNIEGLEFIHLTESDVVRHPIVTAIIQAYESH from the coding sequence ATGACTTTGACAGAATTTACTTATAACATTAAAATTGAAGATTATACTATTTTTAGGGAGTTAAATACCCAAAATGGTAGTTTCTTATTAAAAATTGAAGAAAAAACAAATGCAATAATAAATCTTAACAGTAATGGAATAATCATAACAGGAAAAAATCAAAGGGAAATAGATAAAACTAAAAAGTTAATTGAAGATTTAATTAAACTCATTCAGTTAGATGGTTATTTAGATGAGCAAAAGGCAAATTATATTTTAAACATCGATGAAAAGGGTGAATTAAAGGTAGTGGAAGAATTACAACAGACAATTATAAGGAATTTTAAAGGAAAAAATATTAGACCTAAAACGTTAGGACAAAATAGATATATCCAAGCAATAGAGAAAAATCATATAGTTTTTGGTATTGGTCCAGCGGGTACAGGTAAAACTTATTTAGCTATAGCCATGGCGGTAAAGGCTTTAAAGGAAAAGAAAGTAAGTAGAATAATCTTAACCCGTCCAGCTATTGAAGCAGGGGAAAAATTAGGTTTTTTACCAGGGGATTTGCAAGATAAAGTAGATCCATATTTACGTCCCCTCTACGATGGTTTAAATGATTTGTTAGGACCAGAAGTCTTCCAACGTTATATGGAAAAAGGTATAATAGAAGTAGCTCCCTTAGCATATATGAGAGGTAGAACTTTGGACAATTCATTTATAATTTTAGATGAAGCTCAAAATACAACTCCAGAACAAATGAAAATGTTTTTGACGAGATTTGGTTTTGGTTCTAAAGCTATAATAACAGGAGATATTACCCAAATTGATTTACCTAAAGGGAAGTTTTCAGGTTTAAAACAAGTGGAAAAAATTTTAAAAAATATTGAAGGCTTGGAATTTATCCATTTAACTGAATCAGATGTAGTTAGACATCCAATAGTTACAGCAATAATCCAAGCATATGAAAGTCATTAG
- a CDS encoding DUF881 domain-containing protein has product MYTRKVDLKLSIIAVMLILVFVINTFLLLTNFVEKGQSLKTAKEYAQTIVDYYQKVAKDAGVYSNSAVQNVLARFMYEINLANSNDELARVIVNLGNETQNIIRRETESRQANIILAMVSSDYNLSSIVEPMRISISFNTQGDIIFNDGGLLSQAVKDEISEYIHSIPILWERVIEMEIEHGTSRLVTPRSSEEKEQRLRSEIDMLKAEIESLRIATGYAEMTGEGLIIKLYDNPNVYGNISPYIIHDLDLLDLVNELFSSGARGIAIDGRRLTTTSSIRCVGPVIHVDHEPIRVEPIEIHVVGNPEILKSGLSLFFRTRFDPRGIKYDVQIVDQITLPAYSRRR; this is encoded by the coding sequence ATGTATACTAGAAAAGTAGATTTAAAGTTATCTATAATTGCTGTAATGTTAATTTTGGTATTTGTTATTAATACCTTTTTATTATTAACAAACTTTGTAGAAAAGGGTCAAAGTTTAAAGACAGCTAAGGAATATGCCCAAACCATAGTTGATTATTACCAAAAAGTTGCAAAGGATGCAGGGGTTTACTCAAATTCAGCGGTTCAGAATGTTTTGGCAAGATTTATGTATGAAATTAACTTAGCAAATAGTAATGATGAATTAGCTAGGGTAATTGTTAATTTAGGTAATGAAACCCAAAATATTATTAGGAGAGAAACAGAATCAAGGCAAGCCAATATAATTTTAGCGATGGTAAGTTCGGATTATAATTTAAGTTCTATTGTTGAGCCTATGAGAATAAGTATTTCTTTCAATACACAAGGGGATATTATATTTAATGACGGTGGATTACTATCCCAAGCTGTAAAGGACGAAATTTCTGAATATATTCATAGCATCCCTATCCTATGGGAAAGGGTAATTGAGATGGAAATTGAACACGGAACATCTCGTTTAGTAACACCTAGGTCAAGTGAAGAAAAGGAACAAAGGCTTAGAAGTGAAATTGATATGTTAAAGGCAGAAATAGAAAGTTTGAGAATAGCCACAGGATATGCAGAAATGACAGGAGAAGGATTAATAATAAAATTATATGATAATCCCAATGTTTATGGAAATATTTCCCCTTATATTATTCATGATCTAGATTTATTAGATTTAGTTAATGAACTTTTTAGTTCTGGTGCTAGAGGAATCGCCATAGATGGCAGAAGGCTTACAACTACTAGTTCTATACGTTGTGTTGGTCCAGTAATTCACGTAGATCATGAACCTATAAGGGTTGAACCTATTGAAATCCATGTGGTTGGAAATCCAGAAATTTTAAAAAGTGGATTATCTCTCTTTTTTAGAACTAGGTTTGATCCTAGAGGTATAAAATACGATGTACAAATTGTTGATCAAATAACTTTACCAGCATATTCAAGGAGGAGATAA
- the recO gene encoding DNA repair protein RecO has protein sequence MLYKTTGIVIKTFPYSEADMIVRIFSQKKGKMDMLAKGAKKIKSKLASSVQPFTYGEYTFFQKNYNLAVLRQSEILANYKNIISNLKLTFMGYYICEFIDYFLPENQEHPRFFALTVKTLEFINTFPDQSHAIFTAFKIKAISMIGFTPTLTSCVKCGFKGDDLKFIFSIKEGGLLCSKCVPENNMFLPKNEILLLIFLLKSTYEEILNVNITPDKLKTVESIIGKYINYHCEGHVFKSEGLLKNLP, from the coding sequence ATGCTTTATAAAACTACAGGTATTGTGATAAAAACTTTTCCCTATAGTGAAGCTGACATGATAGTTAGGATTTTTTCTCAAAAAAAAGGGAAAATGGATATGTTGGCAAAGGGAGCTAAAAAAATAAAGAGTAAATTAGCATCAAGTGTCCAACCATTTACCTATGGAGAGTATACATTTTTCCAAAAAAACTATAATCTTGCTGTATTAAGGCAAAGTGAAATTCTTGCCAATTATAAAAATATAATTTCTAATTTAAAACTTACCTTTATGGGTTATTACATCTGTGAGTTTATTGATTATTTTCTCCCAGAAAATCAAGAGCATCCTAGGTTCTTTGCTTTAACAGTCAAGACTTTAGAGTTTATTAACACTTTCCCAGACCAAAGTCATGCTATATTTACAGCTTTTAAAATTAAAGCTATCTCCATGATAGGCTTTACCCCTACATTGACAAGTTGTGTCAAATGTGGTTTTAAAGGAGATGATTTAAAGTTTATCTTTAGTATTAAAGAAGGAGGTCTCCTTTGCAGTAAATGTGTTCCAGAAAATAACATGTTTTTGCCTAAAAATGAAATTTTATTACTAATATTTTTATTAAAATCCACCTATGAAGAAATATTAAATGTAAATATAACACCAGATAAGTTAAAAACAGTGGAATCTATTATCGGAAAATACATAAACTATCATTGTGAAGGACATGTATTCAAGAGCGAAGGTTTATTAAAAAACTTACCATAG
- the ybeY gene encoding rRNA maturation RNase YbeY — MLYPIIEEIEGIEITAEIEELINKICRQVAEEEAINGEYEVNIIFVDDPFIQNLNSRFRGKDCPTDVLSFPFDTPEFLGEVYISLETAKRQAEEYNHTLTREIAFLTVHGLLHLLGYDHNDQPNELMREKEEKILSSLGIVRG; from the coding sequence ATGTTATATCCAATAATCGAAGAAATAGAAGGAATAGAAATCACTGCAGAAATAGAAGAGTTAATCAATAAGATATGTCGGCAAGTGGCTGAGGAAGAAGCAATAAACGGGGAATATGAAGTTAATATTATTTTTGTAGACGATCCTTTTATTCAAAACTTAAACTCTAGATTCAGAGGGAAAGATTGCCCGACAGATGTGTTATCTTTCCCCTTTGATACCCCCGAATTTTTAGGAGAAGTATATATTTCACTAGAAACCGCTAAAAGGCAGGCAGAGGAATATAACCATACATTAACAAGGGAAATAGCTTTTTTAACTGTTCATGGTCTATTACATTTGTTAGGCTATGACCATAATGATCAACCAAATGAATTAATGAGAGAAAAAGAAGAAAAAATCTTATCTAGTTTAGGAATTGTAAGGGGGTAA
- a CDS encoding HD family phosphohydrolase, with product MFNLKRFTVKSSKFLQKSKTYRYLIYFGVFITTFFLLAVGLIPPKYSLEVGQVSPETIYAPRTVVDPYLTKLAEEEAVANVPDVYVHDQTITNHALKGLSSIFEKIEEIALESDEEIRRGLFEALPDSLQQETALEKLANLPDNSRALIYNKIYEAVERLLNQGIKVNTLENAQDNLKQEVNTLTTDLELREYLYTLSSEFLKVNLVYSAEATEQNRREARRLVEEVKILKDSKIIDKGEVVTEHHIKQLEALGLQKTSNQDLVLYLGILLLTLTIFAVIGVYLYLYQPDVYYNSHKLLLLGLILLITLILAKALSFFSIYLIPIALAPLLISILFNKGLATMMTIVLAIFASIIVGNEFKFIVLVLVSGLVAIFTTNKVSQRSDLTRAGAIISGVNVIILVSISLLTGSFGGTSTMIKNLIMDIIMGMLSGLIASILAIGILPFLENAFSLTTSIRLLELANPNNGALKRLLMETPGTYHHSIIVGNLAEAAAEEIGADPILARVAAYYHDIGKVTNPYYFIENQLGIENIHDSMEPKESAKIIIDHLKQGVELGKSFGLPGIIIDLIRQSHGTTKLEYFYHKAKELYGEENVNEDDYRYPGPKPQTKEAAILMFADCIEAAVRSIKQPTKEKICQIIEGIINNKIADGQLDQCPITFYEINKIKEKLTKVIMGIFHQRIQYPNK from the coding sequence GTGTTTAACCTAAAAAGATTTACCGTTAAAAGTTCCAAATTTTTACAGAAATCTAAAACTTATCGTTATTTAATATATTTTGGGGTATTTATCACTACCTTTTTCTTATTAGCTGTTGGGTTAATACCCCCTAAATATTCTTTGGAAGTTGGACAGGTTTCACCAGAAACTATTTATGCCCCTAGAACTGTCGTTGATCCTTACCTAACTAAATTAGCGGAAGAGGAAGCAGTAGCAAATGTTCCTGATGTATATGTTCACGATCAAACTATTACTAACCATGCCCTAAAAGGCCTTTCTTCTATTTTTGAAAAAATAGAAGAAATTGCTTTGGAATCTGATGAAGAAATCAGAAGGGGCTTATTTGAGGCTTTACCCGATTCATTACAACAGGAAACAGCTTTAGAAAAGCTTGCAAATTTACCGGATAATTCTAGGGCCCTTATTTATAATAAAATTTATGAAGCTGTTGAAAGGTTGTTAAATCAAGGGATAAAAGTAAATACTTTAGAGAATGCACAAGATAATTTAAAACAAGAAGTTAATACTTTAACTACTGATTTAGAATTAAGGGAATACCTTTATACATTAAGTTCTGAATTTTTAAAGGTCAACTTAGTTTACTCAGCAGAAGCCACTGAACAAAATCGGAGAGAAGCCAGAAGGCTCGTAGAAGAAGTTAAAATCCTAAAAGACTCTAAAATAATTGATAAAGGGGAAGTTGTTACAGAACATCACATCAAGCAATTAGAAGCTTTAGGTTTACAAAAAACTTCTAACCAGGATTTAGTTTTATATTTAGGAATATTATTATTAACTCTAACGATTTTTGCTGTTATTGGTGTTTATTTATATTTGTATCAGCCAGATGTGTACTATAATTCCCATAAACTCTTACTTTTAGGTTTAATATTGTTAATAACTTTGATTTTAGCTAAAGCTTTAAGCTTTTTTTCAATATATTTAATTCCCATAGCATTAGCACCTCTATTAATTTCTATTTTGTTTAATAAAGGTCTAGCCACAATGATGACAATAGTTTTAGCAATTTTTGCTAGTATTATTGTAGGAAATGAGTTTAAATTTATAGTACTAGTTTTGGTATCTGGTTTAGTGGCTATATTTACTACTAATAAAGTTAGTCAAAGGTCAGATTTAACTAGAGCTGGTGCCATAATTTCAGGTGTCAATGTTATTATATTAGTATCTATTTCTTTATTAACCGGTTCCTTTGGGGGAACATCTACTATGATAAAAAACTTAATAATGGATATAATAATGGGAATGTTAAGTGGGTTAATTGCTAGTATTTTGGCTATTGGGATATTGCCTTTTTTAGAAAATGCCTTTAGCCTGACTACTTCTATAAGACTTTTAGAATTAGCAAATCCTAATAATGGAGCATTAAAGCGTTTATTAATGGAAACTCCAGGGACATATCATCACAGTATTATAGTAGGTAATTTAGCTGAAGCGGCAGCAGAAGAAATAGGGGCAGATCCTATTTTAGCAAGGGTGGCAGCTTATTATCACGATATTGGTAAAGTAACAAATCCCTATTATTTTATAGAAAACCAGTTAGGGATTGAAAATATCCATGATTCTATGGAGCCAAAAGAAAGTGCGAAAATTATAATTGACCATTTAAAACAGGGTGTTGAATTAGGTAAAAGCTTTGGACTTCCCGGTATTATCATTGATTTAATCAGGCAATCCCATGGAACTACTAAATTGGAATATTTCTATCATAAAGCAAAAGAGCTATATGGTGAAGAAAATGTAAATGAAGATGATTATAGGTATCCAGGACCTAAACCTCAAACAAAAGAAGCAGCAATTCTAATGTTTGCAGATTGCATAGAAGCTGCGGTTCGCTCTATTAAGCAACCAACGAAAGAGAAAATATGTCAAATAATTGAAGGAATTATAAACAATAAAATTGCTGATGGGCAGTTAGATCAATGTCCTATAACTTTTTATGAGATCAATAAAATAAAGGAAAAATTGACAAAAGTTATAATGGGAATTTTCCATCAAAGGATCCAATATCCTAATAAATAA
- the era gene encoding GTPase Era, whose translation MFKSGFVSIIGRPNVGKSTLLNNLLGQKVAITSDKAQTTRTKIHGVLTGEDYQIVFIDTPGIHKPKHKLGEAMVKAAKSSTLDVDVILFITDISQPVGRGDQFILEGLQKVKTPVVLVANKIDQTVEKDAKERIAQLTQLFPFKDVIAISALQGVNTQGLVKLILEFFQEGPKYYPDDMITDQPERVIVQELIREKILELTREEIPHGVAVEVVQMTTKGDNLLDISANIYVERESHKGIIIGKGGKLLKEIGKRARIDMEHFFNSKVYLELWVKVKKNWRDLPGALKEFGLDNNE comes from the coding sequence ATGTTTAAGTCAGGATTTGTTTCAATTATAGGTAGACCTAATGTAGGTAAATCTACTTTACTTAATAATTTACTAGGACAAAAAGTAGCTATTACCTCAGATAAGGCACAAACAACAAGGACTAAAATCCATGGGGTATTGACGGGAGAAGATTATCAAATAGTGTTTATCGATACTCCAGGAATTCATAAACCTAAACATAAACTTGGAGAAGCAATGGTTAAAGCAGCCAAAAGTTCTACTTTAGATGTAGACGTCATTCTCTTTATCACAGATATTTCCCAGCCAGTAGGCAGAGGAGACCAATTTATCTTAGAAGGTTTACAAAAGGTCAAAACACCTGTAGTATTAGTGGCAAATAAAATTGATCAAACGGTGGAAAAAGATGCAAAAGAAAGGATAGCTCAGCTTACACAGTTATTTCCATTTAAAGATGTAATTGCCATTTCCGCTTTACAGGGAGTTAATACCCAAGGTTTAGTAAAATTAATTTTAGAATTCTTTCAAGAAGGACCGAAATACTATCCAGATGATATGATAACAGATCAACCAGAACGGGTAATTGTCCAAGAGTTAATTAGAGAAAAAATATTAGAATTAACTAGAGAAGAAATTCCCCATGGAGTAGCCGTTGAAGTTGTTCAAATGACTACAAAGGGAGATAATTTACTAGATATATCTGCTAATATTTACGTTGAGAGGGAATCCCATAAAGGGATTATTATTGGTAAAGGCGGAAAACTCCTTAAAGAAATAGGGAAAAGGGCCCGGATAGATATGGAACATTTTTTCAACAGTAAAGTTTATTTAGAACTATGGGTCAAAGTTAAAAAGAATTGGCGGGATTTACCGGGAGCATTAAAAGAATTTGGTTTAGATAATAATGAATAA
- the yqfD gene encoding sporulation protein YqfD, protein MFLIQLMKKLKGYVTVKVMGKKGERFINLAMRMDVELWNIKREKDYLILNLSIAGYRKMWQQCRKENIPIKIIRKKGGPFLLHKLRKRKVFSVGLILFILVIYIISSFIWFVDVTGLETIDYNQFSTFLKEQNLKVGTFKYFIDTEKLEQNIKLAFPQIAWVSINVRGTQVLVEVVEKEGEEATEKGPANLIAVKDGVITKILVLSGQQEVNVGDTVAKNQLLISGQLFNEETRTHMLVRAFGIVEARVWYEGYGEALQQESLYKKTGNSVAVKYIEVFGKKIRISKKNIPYEKYSKGITVNRLAIKDSPLPFKVVIERYYEIKEEKNKYNITQMERLARERAIENAMKKVPDGVEIVNKTVNIIERSGKIVRVKVILETIEDIGKIQRINY, encoded by the coding sequence ATGTTTTTAATACAACTTATGAAAAAATTAAAAGGGTATGTAACGGTCAAAGTGATGGGCAAAAAGGGTGAGAGATTTATTAACTTAGCTATGAGGATGGATGTAGAACTTTGGAATATAAAAAGGGAAAAAGACTACTTAATATTAAATTTATCTATAGCTGGATACAGGAAAATGTGGCAACAATGTCGAAAGGAAAATATACCTATAAAAATCATTAGAAAAAAGGGAGGGCCCTTTTTATTACATAAACTTAGAAAAAGAAAAGTATTTTCAGTAGGATTAATTCTGTTTATTTTAGTAATCTATATTATTTCTTCTTTTATTTGGTTTGTTGATGTAACAGGCTTGGAAACTATAGACTATAACCAGTTTTCTACCTTTTTAAAAGAACAAAATTTAAAGGTAGGAACCTTTAAATATTTTATAGATACTGAAAAATTAGAGCAAAATATAAAATTGGCATTTCCACAAATCGCTTGGGTATCAATTAATGTTAGAGGAACACAAGTTTTAGTGGAAGTTGTGGAAAAAGAGGGAGAAGAAGCTACAGAAAAAGGGCCAGCTAACTTAATAGCGGTAAAAGATGGAGTAATAACAAAAATTTTAGTATTATCAGGGCAACAAGAAGTAAATGTGGGAGATACTGTTGCTAAAAATCAATTACTAATTTCAGGTCAATTATTTAATGAAGAGACAAGGACCCATATGTTAGTAAGAGCCTTCGGTATTGTAGAGGCTAGGGTTTGGTACGAAGGTTATGGAGAAGCATTACAACAAGAATCTTTGTATAAAAAGACGGGAAATTCAGTAGCAGTAAAATATATAGAGGTATTTGGCAAAAAGATAAGAATTTCAAAAAAAAATATCCCTTATGAAAAATACTCAAAGGGAATAACTGTAAATAGACTAGCAATTAAAGACTCACCTTTACCATTTAAAGTGGTAATTGAAAGGTATTATGAAATTAAAGAAGAAAAAAATAAATACAATATTACTCAAATGGAAAGATTAGCAAGGGAAAGGGCTATAGAAAATGCTATGAAAAAAGTGCCTGATGGGGTGGAAATTGTAAATAAAACTGTTAATATAATAGAGAGAAGTGGTAAAATAGTAAGAGTAAAAGTTATTTTAGAAACAATAGAGGATATTGGCAAGATACAAAGAATTAATTATTAA
- the yqfC gene encoding sporulation protein YqfC: MSKRGDKIKLGLAEFFDIPKDIILNLPRIIIIGQIQIYIENHQGIKEFRDDYVKIDLPQGILEIKGKNLLLRNVYSDDLLLDGEITSINFIK; the protein is encoded by the coding sequence ATGTCTAAAAGAGGTGATAAGATAAAGCTAGGTTTGGCGGAATTTTTTGATATACCAAAAGATATTATCCTTAATTTACCCCGTATAATAATTATTGGACAGATACAAATTTATATAGAAAATCATCAAGGAATAAAAGAGTTTAGAGATGATTATGTAAAAATTGATTTGCCCCAAGGAATTTTGGAAATTAAAGGGAAAAACCTACTATTAAGAAATGTCTATAGCGATGATTTGCTTTTGGATGGGGAAATAACTTCTATTAACTTTATTAAATAG
- a CDS encoding cytidine deaminase yields the protein MEEKVIKKLIDEAKKAMNNAYVPYSNYPVGAALLTEDDQIITGCNVENASYGLTNCAERTALFKGVSEGIRDYKAIAIICNGKLIASPCGACRQVIAEFLEPKAPVILANEYGEYQITTVEQLLPGAFTPKSLKEVNNV from the coding sequence ATGGAAGAAAAAGTAATTAAAAAACTTATTGATGAAGCTAAAAAAGCCATGAATAATGCCTATGTCCCTTATTCTAATTATCCAGTAGGAGCAGCATTACTTACTGAAGATGATCAAATAATAACAGGTTGTAATGTTGAAAATGCTTCTTATGGTTTGACTAATTGTGCAGAAAGAACTGCTTTGTTTAAAGGTGTTTCAGAAGGTATACGGGATTACAAAGCTATTGCCATTATCTGTAATGGTAAATTAATAGCATCTCCTTGTGGCGCTTGTAGGCAAGTAATTGCTGAATTTTTAGAACCAAAAGCTCCAGTTATTTTAGCTAACGAGTATGGGGAATATCAAATAACCACAGTAGAACAATTACTTCCAGGTGCCTTTACACCTAAATCCTTGAAGGAGGTCAACAATGTTTAA
- a CDS encoding HlyD family secretion protein — protein MKKIVLYIIIFILCTSLMLILVFTASGGLRQKNRWSIQDEGITERLLYTHYTVFRGNITNHISKSGIVVPSKDSLKQIAIDTSNTKPDIKFVVGDRFSIGDVLYTMGDREFTSKDNGWISQIIHNKNRTIIEYIDFSDYYIYTFITQDEERLINQGTQVKIIGSNDLILDGEIIYISPEIFDGELEVKIRYQGDFLPGSQVKLNFILEERKDVKLIEKEVLKRDERGTYLEKLSEEGLITRVYIDVGIEDENYIEILSNNVNLGDEFILITNEFDGARYLEQLP, from the coding sequence GTGAAGAAAATAGTATTGTATATTATAATATTCATTCTCTGTACTTCTCTAATGCTAATTCTAGTCTTTACAGCTTCAGGCGGGTTAAGACAAAAAAATAGATGGTCAATCCAAGACGAAGGTATAACTGAAAGGTTATTATATACCCATTACACAGTATTTAGAGGAAATATTACTAATCATATTTCAAAAAGTGGGATTGTTGTCCCAAGTAAAGATAGTTTGAAGCAAATTGCTATCGATACTTCTAATACAAAACCAGACATTAAATTTGTAGTAGGCGATAGATTCTCCATTGGCGATGTGTTGTATACTATGGGTGATAGAGAATTTACTAGTAAGGATAATGGATGGATCTCGCAAATTATTCATAATAAAAATAGAACAATAATTGAGTACATTGATTTTAGCGATTATTATATCTATACATTTATAACACAAGACGAGGAACGACTTATAAATCAAGGAACACAAGTGAAAATTATTGGAAGTAATGATTTAATCTTAGATGGTGAAATTATATATATTTCACCTGAAATTTTTGACGGTGAACTAGAAGTGAAAATAAGATATCAAGGAGACTTTTTGCCTGGAAGTCAGGTAAAGCTAAACTTTATTTTAGAGGAAAGAAAGGATGTGAAACTCATTGAAAAAGAGGTATTAAAGAGGGATGAAAGAGGTACATACCTAGAAAAACTCTCAGAAGAGGGTTTAATAACGAGAGTATATATAGACGTAGGAATAGAAGATGAGAATTATATCGAAATACTGTCTAACAATGTTAACTTAGGAGATGAATTTATTTTGATTACTAATGAATTTGATGGAGCCAGATATTTGGAGCAATTGCCATGA
- a CDS encoding ABC transporter ATP-binding protein, with translation MIELVGINKSYPQKKDVLKDISLRIPEKSFVSIMGKSGSGKTTLLNILGLIDSFSKGKYLFYGKDISKLNSSHLAHVRNQNIGFVFQAYNLIPGMSVYENVMLPHLYSRQRINQGHIERIHFLLKRFNLTDLKDKDVNLLSGGEKQRVSLCRALTLNPNLIIADEPTGNLDNENTQIVMDYFKELNMDGKTIIIVTHDINVAQQATTRFFLEEGVLLK, from the coding sequence ATGATTGAGTTAGTGGGAATAAACAAGTCTTATCCTCAAAAGAAAGATGTTCTTAAAGATATCAGCTTAAGAATTCCAGAAAAGAGTTTCGTATCTATTATGGGTAAATCTGGCTCTGGTAAGACGACACTACTAAATATATTAGGTCTTATAGATTCATTTTCTAAAGGTAAATATCTTTTCTACGGAAAAGATATATCTAAATTAAATAGTTCTCATCTAGCACATGTTAGAAATCAAAATATTGGCTTTGTGTTTCAAGCATATAACTTAATTCCAGGAATGTCAGTATATGAAAATGTAATGCTACCTCACCTATATTCAAGGCAAAGAATTAATCAAGGGCATATAGAGAGAATACATTTTCTTTTAAAGCGGTTTAATCTCACAGATTTAAAAGATAAAGATGTAAACCTATTATCAGGAGGAGAAAAACAGAGAGTTTCTCTATGTAGAGCTTTAACATTAAACCCAAACCTTATAATAGCGGACGAGCCTACAGGGAATTTAGATAATGAAAATACTCAAATAGTTATGGATTATTTCAAAGAATTAAATATGGATGGTAAAACGATTATTATTGTAACTCATGACATAAATGTAGCACAGCAAGCAACTACAAGATTTTTTCTTGAGGAGGGAGTCCTTCTCAAATGA
- a CDS encoding DUF4342 domain-containing protein, producing the protein MDELRKVDIIRERVGCSYKAAHEALEKADGDVLKAIIELEGKEKVWREQIQVTGGELVEKIKEIIHQGNVTKIIVKSGDKTIVEIPVTAGAIGVLLAPHLAILGVLSALITKCTIEIERKEDK; encoded by the coding sequence ATGGATGAATTACGGAAAGTTGACATTATTAGGGAACGGGTGGGCTGTAGTTACAAAGCTGCCCACGAAGCTTTGGAAAAAGCAGATGGAGATGTTTTAAAGGCTATCATAGAATTAGAAGGTAAGGAAAAGGTTTGGAGGGAACAAATACAAGTTACCGGTGGAGAATTGGTAGAAAAAATTAAAGAAATAATTCACCAAGGAAATGTAACAAAAATAATAGTAAAATCAGGAGATAAAACTATAGTAGAAATACCTGTTACTGCAGGAGCTATTGGGGTATTATTAGCACCTCACTTAGCCATTTTAGGGGTACTGTCTGCCTTAATAACTAAATGTACTATAGAAATTGAAAGAAAAGAAGATAAATAA
- a CDS encoding diacylglycerol kinase encodes MEIKKVLHSFIYAVDGIIYSVKTQRNMRIHYAVALLVLTMGFVVRLSKIELAVLFFTVSLVIAMELINTAIEATIDLITDKYHPLAKIAKNVAAGAVLVSSINAVAVGYVLFFDKFDKLTFTIITSIQEVPLYLYNSLVGILLLLIIVFKTFISDFKNLGLPSGQTTVAFAFVVAVLFLSENLFLTMCSIAIALMIAQNRMNNNRHSLIEVLLGAVLGILFGIIGFVVLL; translated from the coding sequence TTGGAAATTAAAAAAGTGCTGCATAGTTTTATATATGCAGTGGATGGAATCATATACAGTGTTAAAACTCAACGGAACATGAGAATCCATTATGCTGTAGCCTTATTAGTATTAACTATGGGGTTTGTGGTTCGTCTATCTAAAATTGAATTGGCGGTACTTTTTTTTACTGTTTCTCTAGTAATTGCTATGGAACTAATAAATACAGCTATTGAGGCTACAATTGATTTAATTACTGATAAATATCATCCTTTAGCAAAAATAGCTAAAAATGTTGCGGCAGGAGCAGTATTAGTATCTTCAATAAATGCTGTAGCTGTTGGCTATGTTCTGTTCTTCGATAAATTTGATAAACTAACCTTTACTATCATTACTTCTATTCAAGAAGTTCCCCTTTATCTATACAATTCATTAGTTGGAATACTTTTATTATTAATTATTGTTTTTAAAACCTTTATCTCAGATTTTAAAAACCTTGGATTACCTAGTGGTCAAACAACAGTTGCCTTTGCCTTTGTCGTTGCTGTATTATTTTTATCCGAAAATCTATTTCTAACAATGTGTAGCATAGCTATCGCTTTAATGATTGCCCAAAATCGCATGAATAATAACCGGCACTCATTGATTGAAGTTCTTTTAGGTGCAGTTTTGGGAATTTTGTTTGGAATTATAGGGTTTGTGGTATTACTTTAA